Proteins co-encoded in one Stomoxys calcitrans chromosome 5, idStoCalc2.1, whole genome shotgun sequence genomic window:
- the LOC106092190 gene encoding serine/threonine-protein kinase hippo: MSSKSELLKLSEESLLQPPEKVFDIICKLGEGSYGSVYKALHKESTSIVAIKLVPVESDLHDIIKEISIMQQCDSPYVVRYYGSYFKQYDLWICMEYCGAGSVSDIMRLRKKTLTEDEISTILSDTLKGLVYLHLRRKIHRDIKAGNILLNTEGYAKLADFGVAGQLTDTMAKRNTVIGTPFWMAPEVIEEIGYDCVADIWSLGITALEMAEGKPPYGDIHPMRAIFMIPQKPPPSFREPDRWSTEFIDFVSLCLVKNPEERATASDLLEHEFIRNAKHRSILRPMIEETCAIREQQRNSRTTGSSVAKSLATQQEDILPEEEQGEFALETVKTFIDDPGTLVPEKFGEYQQSSNALEAEDMGTLCPGKGGISANKSQDVGDMTAVDSGTMVELESNLGTMVINSDSDDSSTAKRNDCAKPRYRPQFLDHFERKNPEIQQQRSTVEDKTTEYSPAAAHVAALAAQQSHVNNHNLLNHAQQSQNTPLSNANSNDSNWENNMEKQFQQISAINQYGLQQHQQHLQQQQQMQAYYGNAMVNEQQQHILALNQQQQQQQQQLMQPPPAYSQQQQQQPPQPPGHLHLHTQSHSYVDGEFEFLKFLTFDDLNQRLNNIDSEMEKEIEELNKKYNAKRQPIVDAMNAKRKRQQNINNNLIKI, translated from the exons atgtctTCCAAAAGTGAACTTCTAAAGTTATCTGAAGAGTCACTGCTACAGCCTCCGGAAAAGGTCTTTGACATCATATGCAAATTAGGCGAAGGCAGTTATGGCTCGGTCTACAAAGCTCTGCACAAAGAAAGCACTAGTATTGTGGCCATCAAACTGGTGCCGGTTGAATCCGATCTACACGATATCATCAAGGAGATATCTATAATGCAACAATGTGACTCGCCTTATGTGGTGCGATACTATGGTTCGTATTTTAAACAATATGATCTGTGGATCTGTATGGAATACTGTGGTGCTGGTAGTGTATCGGATATTATGAGACTGCGTAAGAAAACTTTAACTGAGGATGAAATTTCGACAATTTTATCGGATACTCTTAAGGGACTGGTCTATTTACATTTACGAAGGAAGATACATCGTGACATCAAGGCTGGAAACATACTGCTCAATACAGAGGGCTATGCCAAATTGGCCGATTTTGGTGTAGCTGGTCAATTGACCGATACCATGGCAAAAAGGAACACTGTGATTGGCACACCCTTTTGGATGGCTCCCGAAGTTATTGAAGAAATTGGTTATGATTGTGTTGCGGACATTTGGTCTTTGGGTATAACAGCTCTTGAAATGGCAGAGGGAAAGCCTCCATATGGCGATATACACCCCATGCGTGCTATATTCATGATTCCACAAAAACCGCCGCCATCATTTCGTGAACCCGATCGTTGGAGCACAGAATTTATCGATTTTGTTAGCCTGTGTTTGGTTAAAAATCCTGAAGAACGTGCCACTGCCTCCGATTTATTGGAACATGAATTTATACGCAATGCCAAGCATCGTAGCATTCTAAGGCCAATGATAGAAGAGACCTGTGCCATTAGAGAACAACAAAGAAATTCGAGAACAACTGGCAGTTCAGTGGCGAAAAGTTTGGCCACACAACAGGAAGATATCTTGCCGGAAGAGGAGCAAGGTGAATTTGCATTGGAAACAGTTAAAACGTTTATTGATGATCCAGGCACTTTGGTGCCAGAGAAATTTGGCGAATACCAACAAAGCTCAAATGCCTTGGAAGCCGAAGATATGGGAACATTGTGTCCAGGCAAGGGAGGAATTTCGGCAAATAAGTCACAAGATGTTGGAGACATGACAGCTGTTGATAGCGGAACAATGGTTGAATTGGAATCGAATTTGG GTACCATGGTCATTAACTCCGACTCGGATGATTCGTCAACAGCTAAACGTAATGACTGCGCCAAGCCCCGTTATCGCCCACAGTTCCTTGATCATTTCGAGCGTAAAAATCCCGAAATACAACAGCAACGCTCGACGGTTGAGGACAAAACCACCGAATATTCGCCAGCTGCAGCACATGTAGCGGCCTTAGCGGCACAACAGTCACATGTAAATAATCACAATCTCCTTAATCATGCACAACAGTCGCAAAACACACCCCTCTCGAATGCCAATTCCAATGATTCAAATTGGGAAAACAACATGGAAaaacaatttcagcaaatctcTGCTATTAATCAGTATGGTTTGCAGCAGCATCAGCAACAcctgcagcaacaacaacagatgCAGGCCTATTATGGCAATGCCATGGTCAATGAACAGCAGCAACATATATTAGctttaaaccaacaacaacaacaacaacagcaacaacttaTGCAACCACCACCTGCCTATtcccaacaacagcagcagcaaccacCCCAACCTCCTGGCCATCTTCATCTACACACTCAGTCCCATTCGTATGTCGATGGAgagtttgaatttttaaaattcctcACATTTGATGATTTGAATCAACGTCTCAACAACATCGATTCGGAAATGGAAAAAGAAATCGAAGAACTCAACAAGAAATACAATGCCAAGCGCCAGCCAATAGTGGATGCAATGAATGCCAAACGTAAACGTCAACagaatattaataataatttaattaaaatttaa
- the LOC106092184 gene encoding origin recognition complex subunit 3 — translation MDPTISVSKGCFVFKNGATRADKTKKSTKRKKASANNTSILGKEITDQPFYAVYAETWSKIQRHIETLQKESSAKTLQDLVDYVVKQSKFEESYLGLDEIVPAAALLTGINQPDHLEQFDNLSQRISERISASICVLQSRDCSSLKAAVETLVYNFIESPQEDDEDRDNKRLRKSHCTMKQLKSWYRNNWPMLRRNKVSKKDQNEEDSSSESEESQSTVSSTANGGDESRHMLIVILPDFECFNSAILQDLILILSSNCTDLPFVLILGIATSIASVHNALPYHVTSKIKLKVFQTQSAPVGLNEILEKVILSPRYAFHLSGKAFKFLTHIFLYYDFSINGFIQGFKYCFMEHFFQGNAYSLCCNYSSSLTKIKAMTHEDMEVIRKQLSFRPYVEGINDCKRIIAILTDDNYLKKKLPSLLRDCHVYFMTLRIFLEFLTVLVEDLPKCPLGKFRRELYATCMAKDICSLPEFRECWKVLAFMSKNEFVAKISRAIKATQEFCNQEVKAELELAEDCEQIVMEKLHQVKELLTNVVMAGTESIKTKDQAKASSPDELKQLSSRQDLKDKLMQMSKQQKPVSDFSKSVHETLDYIEKHIVAMHLGPLQKAPALHELFVFSDISTVRRNIIGAPRAALHMALNNPHFYLQCKCCPLREHSQLLATLPDISVMYKLHLECGRMINLYDWLQAFRSVVDFTEDDQEQIDPQIQARFTRAVAELQFLGYIKMSKRKTDHATRLTW, via the exons ATGGATCCAACTATTTCGGTTTCGAAA GGCTGCTTCGTCTTTAAGAATGGAGCTACTCGTGCGGATAAAACTAAAAAGTCAACAAAGCGTAAAAAAGCCAGTGCAAATAATACCAGCATATTGGGCAAAGAAATTACCGATCAACCTTTTTATGCAGTCTATGCCGAAACTTGGAGTAAGATACAAAGGCACATAGAAACTTTGCAAAAAGAGAGTAGTGCCAAGACGTTACAGGATTTGGTAGATTATGTAGTAAAACAAAGTAAATTCGAGGAAAGTTATTTGGGCTTGGATGAAATAGTGCCAGCTGCCGCCCTATTGACTGGCATTAATCAGCCAGACCATTTGGAGCAGTTCGATAACTTGAGTCAACGAATCAGTGAGCGAATTTCAGCCAGTATATGTGTGCTACAATCTCGTGATTGTTCCTCATTGAAGGCTGCCGTTGAGACTTTGGTTTACAATTTTATTGAATCTCCTCAAGAGGATGATGAAGATCGTGATAATAAGCGTTTGCGCAAGTCCCACTGCACCATGAAACAGTTGAAAAGTTGGTATCGCAACAATTGGCCTATGCTGAGGCGAAATAAGGTCTCAAAGAAAGATCAAAATGAAGAGGATTCTTCATCGGAGTCTGAGGAAAGTCAAAGCACTGTGTCGTCAACAGCAAATGGCGGTGATGAATCTCGACACATGCTTATAgttatattacccgattttgaatGTTTCAATTCGGCAATACTACAAGATCTAATACTTATTCTAAGCTCCAATTGTACAGATCTTCCTTTCGTGTTAATTTTGGGTATAGCCACTTCTATAGCATCGGTGCATAATGCTCTGCCATATCATGTTACAtcgaaaataaaactaaaagtaTTTCAAACTCAGTCGGCCCCCGTAGGCCTTAATGAG ATTCTTGAGAAAGTTATATTGTCCCCAAGATATGCCTTCCATCTTTCTGGAAAGGCTTTTAAATTTCTTACACATATCTTTTTGTATTACGACTTTTCCATAAATGGATTCATACAAGGCTTCAAG tatTGTTtcatggagcatttctttcaagGTAATGCTTACTCGCTTTGCTGCAACTATTCCTCATCGTTAACCAAAATAAAAGCCATGACCCATGAGGATATGGAAGTTATACGCAAACAATTATCCTTCCGTCCctatgtggagggtataaacgaTTGCAAacgcattattgcaatattgacTGATGATAATTACCTAAAAAAGAAGCTGCCAAGCCTATTGCGTGATTGTCATGTCTACTTTATGACATTGCGTATATTTTTGGAATTTCTTACTGTTTTAGTGGAGGATTTGCCTAAATGTCCTTTGGGTAAATTTCGCAGGGAATTATATGCCACTTGTATGGCAAAAGATATCTGTTCTCTGCCAGAGTTTAGAGAATGTTGGAAAGTTTTGGCATTTATGTCCAAAAATGAGTTTGTGGCAAAAATATCCAGAGCTATTAAGGCTACACAAGAATTCTGTAATCAAGAAGTTAAGGCAGAACTGGAGCTAGCAGAAGATTGTGAGCAAATTGTAATGGAAAAATTGCATCAAGTCAAAGAATTATTAACGAATGTTGTGATGGCCGGTACCGAGTCCATAAAGACTAAAGATCAAGCTAAAGCCAGCTCCCCGGATGAACTAAAACAATTGTCTTCGAGGCAGGATTTGAAAGATAAACTTATGCAAATGtccaaacaacaaaaaccagtaTCAGATTTTTCCAAATCTGTGCACGAAACACTGGACTATATTGAAAAACATATTGTGGCAATGCATTTGGGTCCCTTGCAAAAGGCTCCAGCTTTGCATGAATTATTTGTATTTTCTGATATATCAACGGTAAGGCGCAATATTATAGGTGCTCCACGAGCTGCTTTACACATGGCCCTCAATAATCCTCATTTTTATCTACAATGTAAATGTTGTCCTCTACGAGAACATTCACAATTACTGGCTACTTTACCAGATATCTCAGTAATGTATAAATTACATTTGGAATGTGGTCGTATGATTAATCTTTATGATTGGTTGCAAGCTTTTCGATCGGTTGTAGACTTTACCGAAGATGATCAGGAACAAATTGATCCACAGATACA aGCTCGTTTTACCCGTGCTGTTGCAGAATTGCAATTCCTgggatatataaaaatgtctaagcGAAAAACTGATCATGCCACTCGTTTAACCTGGTAG